In Pseudobdellovibrionaceae bacterium, the following proteins share a genomic window:
- a CDS encoding adenylate/guanylate cyclase domain-containing protein, whose protein sequence is MKRLWTWLSYFFSHYTLGLVITFSYVFIAFNYYNATHLKEGERVDNFLIKTLQVIHQKTVDFRLQNRGPRESSKDVALLTVDEQAVLSIGRWPWPREIIGQVIDKAVSLGAKVVAFDAVFSEESTHPTKDLYLKIKELPGFSPQLDQTFRTEMARLDSDQRFADTLKRNNKKVVMGSFSERENAPMLHVGYLNRCYNFIYELSEPFSIWENEDSFLAVVDQHDIYMPEIMGEAYKGHLGEIALAVRENSPKPRSQKERIDLQARIREAQEEYCQTWLSAKDDELYPTIQESWPHIKADEDTETFPFNTFDDFVASFKSRFLNNLIPYADNWVMNTDTISASAKHTGYFNAQLDEDGSIRRSLLIYRTGSHYMPSIALKSFLVANGYNAQIELAEDAKYAAKGIKKFTITNDNGEPVFDVPVDPQGRLMINYAGPQKMFPYMSVAELLSDSPSAKVTQTVWNRETKRWDREQSLKVNKAEWIKDKIFVFGATAIGIFDLRVTPFDENYPGAETHANVIDNLVRRDFLRPHPDEDIRMPLVLLALGIVLSIAIAQLGALWGLLLTTLTMVAIFLFDKHYLFANGFVVTIIHPILLVLTLYVSLTFYKYFTEERNKRELRSTFQKYVSPAIVEEILSDPDNIELGGRKVTMTVFFSDIRGFTTISEKLDPRALSDLLNSYLTPMTEIVFKNRGTLDKYMGDAIMAFFGAPIYYPDHAKYGCRAALQQLETLKVLQEEYRQKGLPPIDIGIGLNTGEMSVGNMGSETVRSYTVMGDAVNLGSRLEGINKQYGTRIIISEFTYQDVKDDFTCREIDWVRVKGKVLPVKIYELICEKAPPEKVREMLRWFDEGYAYYHEMAWAAAIKSFSQALNINPADPVSQLYLERSTDYHNNPPASDWDGVFIMTTK, encoded by the coding sequence ATGAAGCGCCTTTGGACGTGGTTGAGTTACTTTTTTTCCCATTACACTCTCGGCCTGGTCATCACCTTTAGCTATGTGTTTATTGCCTTCAATTACTACAACGCCACTCACCTGAAGGAAGGCGAGAGAGTTGATAATTTTTTGATTAAGACCCTGCAGGTCATCCATCAAAAAACCGTCGACTTCAGACTCCAAAACCGTGGACCCCGAGAAAGCTCAAAAGACGTGGCTCTCCTCACGGTCGATGAACAGGCGGTTCTCTCCATCGGCCGCTGGCCCTGGCCCCGGGAAATCATCGGGCAGGTGATTGACAAGGCCGTCTCACTGGGCGCCAAAGTGGTCGCCTTTGATGCCGTGTTTTCAGAGGAGTCCACCCATCCCACCAAGGATCTCTACCTCAAGATCAAGGAACTTCCTGGCTTTTCTCCCCAACTGGATCAAACCTTCCGAACAGAGATGGCTCGACTGGACTCAGACCAGCGTTTTGCTGACACTCTTAAACGCAACAATAAAAAAGTTGTCATGGGGAGTTTCTCCGAACGCGAAAACGCTCCCATGCTGCATGTTGGATATCTTAATCGTTGTTACAATTTCATCTATGAGCTTTCCGAGCCATTTTCCATTTGGGAAAATGAAGACTCCTTTTTGGCTGTGGTGGACCAGCATGACATCTATATGCCAGAAATTATGGGCGAAGCCTATAAGGGGCACTTGGGTGAAATCGCCCTGGCCGTCCGGGAGAACAGCCCCAAACCCCGCAGTCAAAAGGAACGCATCGATCTCCAGGCGCGGATCCGCGAAGCCCAGGAGGAGTACTGCCAAACCTGGCTTTCTGCAAAGGACGACGAACTCTACCCCACGATACAGGAGTCATGGCCTCACATTAAGGCCGACGAAGACACCGAGACCTTTCCTTTCAACACCTTCGACGATTTCGTCGCCTCATTTAAATCCCGCTTCCTGAATAACCTCATCCCCTACGCCGATAACTGGGTGATGAACACCGATACCATTTCAGCCAGCGCGAAACACACGGGCTACTTTAATGCTCAGTTGGACGAAGATGGTTCCATTCGCCGAAGCCTTCTCATCTACCGCACTGGCAGCCACTACATGCCCTCCATTGCCCTAAAGTCATTCCTGGTGGCAAATGGCTATAACGCCCAGATCGAATTGGCCGAAGATGCAAAGTACGCGGCAAAGGGGATAAAAAAGTTCACCATTACTAACGACAATGGAGAACCGGTCTTCGACGTTCCGGTTGATCCTCAGGGACGGCTGATGATCAATTACGCCGGTCCACAAAAAATGTTCCCTTACATGAGTGTCGCCGAGCTTCTATCTGACAGCCCATCGGCCAAAGTCACCCAAACAGTCTGGAACCGCGAAACAAAGCGATGGGATAGGGAGCAAAGCCTCAAGGTCAACAAGGCAGAATGGATTAAGGACAAGATCTTTGTCTTTGGAGCCACGGCAATTGGCATTTTTGACCTTCGAGTCACCCCCTTCGATGAAAACTACCCGGGAGCTGAAACTCATGCCAACGTGATCGACAATCTGGTGCGCAGGGATTTTCTCCGCCCTCATCCAGATGAGGACATTCGCATGCCATTGGTGCTTTTGGCCCTGGGAATTGTTCTGTCCATTGCCATCGCACAGCTGGGGGCCCTGTGGGGACTGCTCCTCACCACCCTGACCATGGTGGCGATATTCTTGTTTGACAAGCACTACCTCTTTGCCAATGGCTTTGTCGTCACAATTATCCACCCTATTCTTCTAGTTTTGACCCTCTATGTTTCTCTCACCTTCTACAAATACTTCACTGAAGAGAGGAATAAACGTGAATTACGCAGCACCTTCCAAAAGTACGTCTCACCTGCTATTGTGGAAGAGATTCTCTCTGACCCCGACAACATTGAGCTCGGTGGTCGCAAAGTCACAATGACCGTCTTTTTCTCCGACATTCGCGGATTCACCACCATTTCGGAGAAGCTGGATCCTCGGGCCTTGAGCGATCTCCTCAACAGCTACCTGACTCCCATGACTGAAATCGTCTTCAAAAACCGTGGCACACTCGACAAGTACATGGGCGATGCCATTATGGCCTTCTTTGGCGCCCCCATCTATTACCCTGACCATGCCAAGTACGGTTGTCGGGCGGCCCTGCAACAACTCGAAACACTTAAAGTGTTACAGGAGGAATATCGGCAAAAAGGCCTTCCCCCCATCGATATTGGAATTGGACTCAATACTGGTGAAATGAGCGTTGGCAACATGGGCTCGGAGACTGTCCGCAGCTACACAGTCATGGGAGACGCGGTAAATTTGGGATCTCGCCTTGAGGGCATTAACAAACAATACGGCACACGCATTATTATATCTGAATTCACCTACCAGGATGTCAAAGACGACTTCACCTGCCGTGAGATTGATTGGGTGCGAGTAAAAGGTAAGGTCTTGCCGGTCAAAATCTATGAGTTGATTTGTGAAAAGGCCCCTCCGGAAAAAGTGCGTGAAATGCTTAGATGGTTTGATGAAGGCTATGCCTATTACCACGAAATGGCCTGGGCTGCGGCCATCAAGTCCTTCAGCCAGGCACTCAACATCAATCCTGCCGATCCGGTTTCCCAGTTGTATCTGGAAAGATCAACGGACTACCACAACAATCCTCCCGCCTCTGACTGGGACGGGGTTTTTATTATGACCACTAAGTAG
- a CDS encoding thioredoxin domain-containing protein yields MNWKIRIALLSILVAVGAHMYLSFHYYPLHLGFAEGEAICSFSEKFNCDAVSASRFSALFGVPMAVWGAATNLVLLLMLLVYGFGMTENLGRQLRITVLLSGFVALTSLVMGSISMFYLGTYCPFCIVAYITSFITFEALRRNQTEPFFSHIGSDIKSAFGENKSFLGYAAGIPLLAVFSHFSIIQHYGAENLDKVVRASILDWQANTSANFDLNPLLAKGADADKAKMTIVEFADFRCGHCRKAALPLKAFVRSKTDVRLQFYVFPLDGACNEAISRADGGSCRLAKAVMCAEKTGQGWALHDEIFGNQETLNRKHSVDELDWELKEYTKKLGLNFDELKACMESAEVHEQILAQAKLGEVAKVEGTPTIYVNGRKLPRGQLIPVLEGTHKNILSGTASR; encoded by the coding sequence ATGAATTGGAAAATCCGAATTGCCTTGTTGAGTATATTGGTGGCTGTTGGCGCCCATATGTACCTCAGCTTTCATTATTACCCCCTCCACCTGGGCTTTGCCGAAGGTGAGGCGATTTGCTCCTTTTCTGAAAAATTCAATTGCGACGCGGTTAGCGCCTCCCGTTTTTCGGCCCTTTTTGGAGTGCCAATGGCGGTCTGGGGCGCCGCCACCAACCTAGTCCTCCTTCTGATGCTCCTAGTCTACGGTTTCGGGATGACAGAAAATCTGGGGCGCCAGCTGAGAATCACCGTCCTTCTCTCGGGCTTTGTCGCCCTCACTTCCCTGGTCATGGGCTCGATATCGATGTTTTACCTGGGCACCTATTGCCCCTTTTGCATAGTGGCCTACATCACCTCATTCATCACTTTCGAGGCCCTGCGCCGCAATCAAACGGAACCCTTCTTCTCTCATATAGGATCAGACATCAAAAGCGCCTTTGGCGAAAACAAATCCTTCCTCGGCTATGCGGCCGGAATCCCCTTGTTGGCAGTGTTTTCCCACTTCTCCATCATCCAGCACTACGGCGCTGAAAATCTGGACAAGGTGGTAAGGGCTTCTATCCTCGACTGGCAAGCCAATACGTCGGCAAATTTTGATTTAAATCCGTTGCTGGCCAAGGGAGCAGATGCCGACAAGGCGAAAATGACGATTGTGGAGTTTGCTGACTTCCGCTGCGGCCACTGCAGGAAAGCTGCTTTGCCTCTCAAGGCCTTTGTTCGTTCCAAGACCGATGTTCGTTTACAGTTCTATGTGTTCCCTCTGGACGGGGCCTGCAATGAGGCCATTTCAAGAGCCGACGGCGGATCCTGTCGTCTCGCCAAGGCCGTGATGTGTGCGGAAAAAACCGGACAGGGCTGGGCTCTCCATGATGAGATTTTTGGCAATCAGGAAACTCTCAACCGCAAACACTCGGTGGATGAGCTCGATTGGGAGCTTAAAGAGTACACCAAAAAATTAGGTCTTAACTTTGATGAACTCAAGGCCTGTATGGAGTCTGCCGAAGTCCATGAACAGATTCTGGCCCAAGCCAAATTGGGAGAAGTGGCTAAGGTCGAAGGCACCCCAACTATATATGTTAATGGTCGCAAACTGCCCCGCGGGCAGTTGATTCCCGTCCTGGAGGGAACCCACAAAAATATTCTGAGTGGCACGGCCTCACGATAG
- a CDS encoding STAS domain-containing protein, whose translation MEAKFEEVGEAMMVVHLRGRIDLETIETFVNCLDHLRNYEVIFNMRDLSFVGSNGITTFVDSMRDLAKRTTKAVKFCHVSSEFRRIFSATLAQDIEIHEDIYRAQLAFRPPQIQVEQHQAPGGFRSYFNSGASAPSNQQAAPPSSVTGEAFVYPQAPPPPPAEEVSTPSASHQGEQRTYSEGGPDGSSGGTSAHSGAESSPAFMENPD comes from the coding sequence ATGGAGGCAAAGTTTGAGGAAGTGGGTGAGGCCATGATGGTGGTTCACCTCAGAGGTCGCATTGATTTGGAAACTATCGAAACCTTTGTAAACTGCCTCGACCATCTGCGGAACTACGAAGTGATCTTCAATATGAGGGATCTAAGCTTTGTTGGCTCTAACGGCATTACCACCTTTGTCGATTCCATGAGAGACCTTGCTAAAAGAACCACCAAGGCAGTAAAGTTCTGTCATGTGAGTTCGGAATTCCGCAGGATATTTTCCGCAACATTGGCCCAGGACATTGAGATTCACGAAGACATCTATCGGGCTCAATTGGCTTTTCGGCCGCCACAAATCCAGGTCGAACAGCACCAGGCGCCAGGTGGATTTCGCAGTTACTTCAATTCGGGGGCATCAGCGCCATCCAATCAGCAGGCGGCCCCACCTAGCTCTGTAACGGGAGAAGCCTTTGTCTATCCGCAGGCACCACCTCCTCCGCCAGCGGAAGAGGTGTCTACTCCATCAGCAAGCCATCAGGGCGAGCAAAGAACCTACAGTGAGGGTGGTCCTGATGGGAGTTCAGGAGGCACATCGGCGCATTCAGGGGCTGAGTCCTCGCCCGCTTTCATGGAAAATCCAGACTGA